Proteins encoded together in one Planctomyces sp. SH-PL14 window:
- a CDS encoding DUF1501 domain-containing protein encodes MLLPNGMNRRHFMSHLAMGGAVTLGAGSFLNHLQANAAEVKKAQKACILIWLGGGPPTIDIWDLKPGSKNGGEFTPVSTKGDLQISEHMPETAKVMSDLSVVRSMSTREADHGRGSYFMHTAYVPNPTVVHPTFGSVVSYEVGAKQRKELEIPAFVSIGGGGMSPGFLGMSHAPFVVDSNGRIQNAEMDQASMGRLSKRLGILEAVEDTFIKSDRGDIGQAHKDVYSKAVNLMTSAQMDAFKTEKEPAAVRDMYGPATSAFGRSMLMARRLVEVGVPFVEVNFPGGWDLHQDVFNTLKNQRLPILDKGIAGLTADLKQRGLLEHTTIVCMGEFGRTPRINANTGRDHWAQSWSVMIGGGGLKGGRAIGETDADGMRIVSESYLPGDIWATIAHAMKIPLDTVHTSGRGRPMRLANGGTPIKGLIS; translated from the coding sequence ATGCTCCTTCCCAATGGCATGAACCGTCGGCACTTCATGAGTCACCTGGCCATGGGCGGGGCCGTGACGTTGGGGGCCGGTAGCTTCCTGAATCACCTCCAGGCGAACGCCGCCGAAGTCAAGAAGGCCCAGAAGGCCTGCATCCTGATTTGGCTGGGCGGTGGACCGCCGACGATCGACATCTGGGACCTCAAGCCGGGCTCGAAGAACGGCGGTGAGTTCACCCCGGTCTCGACGAAGGGGGACCTCCAGATTTCCGAGCACATGCCGGAAACCGCGAAGGTCATGAGCGACCTGTCGGTCGTCCGCTCGATGAGCACCCGCGAAGCCGACCACGGCCGCGGCTCTTACTTCATGCACACCGCCTACGTGCCGAACCCGACCGTCGTTCACCCGACCTTCGGCTCGGTCGTCAGCTACGAAGTCGGTGCGAAGCAGCGGAAGGAACTCGAAATCCCGGCGTTCGTGTCGATCGGCGGGGGCGGAATGAGCCCCGGCTTCCTCGGCATGTCGCACGCTCCGTTCGTGGTCGACTCCAACGGCCGGATCCAGAACGCCGAAATGGACCAGGCCTCGATGGGCCGGCTCAGCAAGCGGCTCGGCATCCTCGAAGCGGTCGAAGACACGTTCATCAAGTCCGACCGCGGCGACATCGGCCAGGCTCACAAGGACGTCTACTCCAAGGCGGTCAACCTGATGACCTCCGCCCAGATGGACGCCTTCAAGACCGAGAAGGAGCCGGCTGCCGTCCGCGACATGTACGGTCCGGCGACCTCCGCCTTCGGCCGCAGCATGCTGATGGCCCGCCGCCTTGTCGAAGTCGGCGTCCCGTTCGTGGAAGTCAACTTCCCCGGCGGCTGGGACCTCCATCAGGACGTGTTCAACACCCTCAAGAACCAGCGGCTCCCGATCCTCGACAAGGGGATTGCCGGCCTGACGGCCGACCTCAAGCAGCGCGGTCTGCTCGAACACACGACGATCGTCTGTATGGGCGAGTTCGGCCGTACGCCGCGGATCAATGCCAACACCGGCCGCGATCACTGGGCCCAGAGCTGGTCCGTGATGATCGGCGGGGGCGGACTCAAGGGTGGCCGCGCCATCGGTGAGACCGATGCCGACGGGATGCGGATCGTCAGCGAGAGCTACCTCCCCGGCGACATCTGGGCGACGATCGCT
- a CDS encoding DUF1549 domain-containing protein codes for MRRSLIGCVAVASLAFAAVQGAGTQAGAAESKFTTGSSDPLIAAINEQIRTGWTDNEVKPSDVADDMEWLRRVYLDVLGHIPPASKVEAFVRDKDEAKRSKLIAELLADPGYVRNMTTVWSNVLLGRNTPDRTDRAALEKFLREGFAKNRPWNEMVFDLVSAEGHFTENGAVNFILAQLTGNPNNEEYAVEATARLTRIFLGMQVQCTQCHNHPFNEWKQNQFWEFNSFLRQVRRVDHDKYNPKTGQMDDDYSELVFRNYTGPVYFENRAGLVQVAYPKYMDKEIDPGSSERRKELASMMTKNDSTKQVAKAMVNRMWGHFFGFGFTKPVDDMGPHNPASHPELLEKLTEEFVKSGYDVKKLCEWICNTEAYNLTSQFNPKNGVDDPAGGEVPLFSHMYVKPLQVEQLYDSLIIATNAHGAGQGSYEAAQAQRDRWLTEFKRIFGGAEDTEPTLFSGTIPQALLMMNGPLVKSAISTEDGSFIAATMKSNPKNENEIIRSMYIAALGRTPGKSEVTALRKTMAAYGNYRMEWLQDVYWALLNSNEFVTNH; via the coding sequence ATGCGTCGATCGCTGATCGGGTGTGTCGCGGTGGCCAGTCTGGCGTTTGCGGCCGTGCAGGGTGCGGGGACGCAGGCCGGCGCAGCGGAATCGAAGTTCACCACGGGGTCTTCGGATCCCCTGATTGCCGCCATCAACGAGCAGATCCGGACCGGCTGGACCGACAACGAAGTCAAGCCGAGCGACGTCGCGGACGACATGGAATGGCTCCGCCGGGTCTATCTCGACGTGCTGGGCCACATTCCCCCGGCCAGCAAGGTTGAGGCGTTCGTTCGGGACAAGGATGAAGCCAAGCGGTCGAAGCTGATCGCCGAACTGCTGGCCGACCCCGGCTATGTCCGGAACATGACGACCGTCTGGTCGAACGTCCTCCTCGGGCGGAACACGCCGGACCGGACCGACCGGGCGGCCCTCGAGAAGTTCCTGCGGGAAGGGTTCGCCAAGAACCGGCCCTGGAACGAGATGGTCTTCGACCTGGTCTCGGCGGAAGGGCACTTCACCGAGAACGGCGCGGTCAACTTCATCCTCGCCCAGCTCACCGGCAATCCGAACAACGAAGAGTACGCGGTCGAGGCGACCGCCCGGCTGACGCGGATTTTCCTGGGAATGCAGGTCCAGTGCACGCAGTGCCACAACCACCCGTTCAACGAGTGGAAGCAGAACCAGTTCTGGGAGTTCAACAGCTTCCTCCGCCAGGTCCGCCGGGTCGACCACGACAAGTACAACCCGAAGACCGGCCAGATGGATGACGATTACTCGGAGCTGGTGTTCCGGAACTACACCGGCCCGGTGTACTTCGAGAACCGGGCGGGGCTCGTCCAGGTCGCCTACCCGAAGTACATGGACAAGGAAATCGACCCGGGGAGCTCGGAGCGCCGCAAGGAGCTCGCCTCCATGATGACCAAGAACGACTCCACGAAGCAGGTCGCCAAGGCGATGGTGAACCGGATGTGGGGCCACTTCTTCGGCTTCGGCTTCACCAAGCCGGTCGACGACATGGGACCACACAACCCGGCCAGCCATCCGGAGCTGCTGGAGAAGCTGACTGAAGAATTCGTGAAGAGCGGCTACGACGTCAAGAAGCTCTGCGAGTGGATCTGCAACACGGAAGCGTACAACCTGACGAGCCAGTTCAATCCCAAGAATGGCGTGGATGACCCGGCCGGCGGGGAAGTGCCGCTCTTCAGCCACATGTACGTCAAGCCGCTGCAGGTTGAGCAGCTCTACGACTCCCTGATCATCGCCACGAACGCCCACGGGGCGGGCCAGGGGAGCTACGAGGCGGCCCAGGCTCAGCGGGATCGCTGGCTGACCGAGTTCAAGCGGATCTTCGGCGGAGCGGAAGACACCGAGCCGACGCTGTTCAGCGGCACGATTCCCCAGGCCCTCCTGATGATGAACGGCCCGCTCGTGAAGAGCGCGATCAGCACGGAGGACGGGAGCTTCATCGCCGCGACGATGAAGTCGAACCCGAAGAACGAGAACGAGATCATTCGGTCGATGTACATCGCCGCCCTCGGGCGGACGCCGGGCAAGTCCGAAGTGACGGCCCTGCGGAAGACGATGGCCGCCTACGGGAATTACCGGATGGAGTGGCTCCAGGACGTCTACTGGGCACTTCTGAATTCCAACGAATTTGTGACGAACCACTGA
- a CDS encoding glycosyltransferase family 2 protein, with protein MRKLSIVVPVFNEQGSLAELERQIREVVSQQALTAEIVFVDDGSRDGSWELIRSLAAAPPTPPLTIRGLRFRRNFGKAQALRAGFEAATGDLILMMDADLQDDPAEIPRLIAKLEEGFDVVNGWKQRRLDPWHKVYPSRVFNWLVSRGTGLTLHDHNCGLKLFRAEVPGEIPLYGELHRFIAALAHSRGFRVTELAVNHRSRVHGHSKYGFRRFQRGFLDLLTVMFVTGYGERPQHLLGAAGLFCFGIGGLGLAYLAAVWILGHGLGLLPDVPIGSRPLMFYSGVLLLLGAQFMSVGLLAELLVAYLSNLRESSPVVERIEPPTSE; from the coding sequence GTGCGGAAACTCTCGATCGTCGTCCCCGTCTTCAACGAACAGGGCAGCCTTGCCGAACTGGAACGCCAGATTCGCGAGGTCGTTTCGCAACAGGCCCTTACGGCGGAGATCGTGTTTGTCGACGACGGTTCCCGCGACGGTTCCTGGGAGCTGATCCGGTCGCTCGCCGCAGCGCCCCCGACCCCGCCGCTGACGATCCGGGGGCTGCGTTTCCGGCGGAACTTCGGGAAGGCCCAGGCTCTCCGGGCGGGCTTCGAAGCGGCGACCGGGGACCTGATCCTGATGATGGACGCCGACCTCCAGGACGACCCGGCCGAGATCCCGCGGCTGATCGCCAAGCTGGAAGAGGGTTTTGACGTCGTCAACGGCTGGAAGCAGCGGCGGCTCGACCCCTGGCACAAGGTCTATCCGAGCCGGGTCTTCAACTGGCTCGTCAGCCGTGGAACCGGCCTGACGCTCCACGACCACAACTGCGGCCTGAAGCTCTTCCGGGCCGAGGTCCCCGGCGAAATCCCGCTTTACGGCGAACTGCATCGTTTCATCGCGGCGCTGGCTCACTCGCGCGGTTTCCGCGTGACGGAGCTGGCGGTCAACCACCGCTCCCGCGTCCACGGCCACTCGAAGTACGGCTTCCGCCGGTTTCAGCGGGGGTTCCTCGACCTCCTCACGGTGATGTTCGTCACCGGCTACGGCGAGCGTCCGCAACACCTTCTGGGGGCCGCGGGGCTGTTCTGCTTCGGCATCGGCGGGCTCGGGCTGGCCTATCTCGCGGCGGTCTGGATCCTCGGGCACGGCCTCGGCCTGCTTCCGGATGTCCCGATCGGCTCCCGCCCGCTCATGTTCTACTCCGGCGTGCTGCTGCTCCTCGGGGCGCAGTTCATGTCGGTCGGCCTCCTGGCGGAACTCCTCGTCGCCTACCTCAGCAACCTGCGGGAGTCCTCCCCGGTCGTCGAACGAATCGAGCCGCCGACTTCCGAATGA
- a CDS encoding glycerophosphodiester phosphodiesterase: MTLRPWIACLLLAWSVVPQSNRASAEDKSPAKPSGPIILAHRGGAYEFEENTLEGFRACYERGIRGFETDVRMTKDGVLVILHDDSLDRTHNATGAVEQKTAAELKEVTTKKGQKLLFFDEFLGYFADKPGVYIELEMKTRTKTLYPDDRIDDYCRKLHSAAEARKAAGSTYVYSSFDERPLKAMHALDAKAPLSLIASKPCSADFIERAKAVGADRIACQLNGTSRAAVLEARKNGLLVNGWPGRSVQDYYLALGLGIEVHCTDIPTVIQAAKEKLPE; encoded by the coding sequence ATGACTCTCCGACCGTGGATCGCCTGCCTCCTGCTCGCCTGGAGCGTGGTCCCCCAATCGAACCGCGCCTCCGCCGAGGACAAAAGCCCCGCTAAGCCGAGCGGCCCGATCATCCTCGCTCACCGCGGCGGCGCGTATGAGTTCGAAGAGAACACGCTGGAAGGTTTCCGAGCCTGCTACGAGCGGGGGATTCGCGGTTTCGAGACCGATGTCCGGATGACGAAGGACGGGGTCCTGGTGATCCTCCACGACGACAGCCTCGACCGGACCCACAACGCGACCGGGGCCGTCGAGCAGAAGACGGCGGCGGAACTCAAGGAGGTCACGACGAAGAAGGGCCAGAAGCTGCTGTTCTTCGATGAGTTCCTCGGCTACTTCGCCGACAAGCCGGGCGTCTACATCGAGCTCGAGATGAAGACCCGGACCAAGACGCTCTATCCCGACGACCGCATTGATGACTACTGCCGCAAGCTGCACTCCGCCGCCGAGGCCCGCAAAGCGGCCGGCTCGACCTATGTGTACAGCTCCTTCGATGAGCGCCCGTTGAAAGCGATGCACGCCCTGGACGCCAAGGCCCCGCTGTCGCTGATCGCCAGCAAGCCCTGCTCAGCCGACTTCATTGAGCGGGCCAAGGCGGTCGGGGCGGACCGGATCGCCTGCCAGTTGAACGGCACCTCCCGCGCCGCGGTCCTGGAGGCCCGGAAGAACGGCCTCCTCGTCAACGGCTGGCCCGGCCGGAGCGTGCAGGACTACTACCTCGCCCTGGGGCTGGGGATCGAAGTCCACTGCACCGACATCCCGACCGTGATCCAGGCGGCCAAGGAGAAACTGCCCGAGTGA
- a CDS encoding MFS transporter — protein sequence MPLAHLGRALAHRNYRLYVIGQGVSLIGTWMQQVGLSWMVFEQTGSSFILGLVAFSGQIPALFLSPVAGVLSDRWSRHRTLRLTQTLAMAQALALVCLALLETIPVWQVIALSIASGLINAFDMPTRQAFLVDMIDDRRDLPNAIAINSSIVNSARLVGPFLAGLLIAAGGPIACFLLNALSYVAVLIALAAMRNLPQRELKLAGSIRQGLEEGVRYAFGFRPIRMLLLMMALVSLCGMSLSVVLPVFAKEILKGGPLLFGFLSAASGCGALSSAVYLASRKTVLGLGKKMSWATGLFGLGMIGFSYSRLIPVSMGLLVLTGFTMMLQMASSNTLIQTLADEDKRGRVMSLYTMAFMGTAPIGSLVAGAIAERFGPPMAPFSAGLVCIAGALAFARIYPSLREEVRPHYERAGILPRMAVAVETASELTTPPEDAK from the coding sequence GTGCCGCTGGCCCACCTGGGACGAGCGCTGGCCCATCGGAACTATCGACTCTACGTCATCGGCCAGGGGGTCTCGCTGATCGGCACCTGGATGCAGCAGGTCGGCCTCTCCTGGATGGTCTTCGAACAGACCGGCTCGTCGTTCATCCTCGGCCTCGTCGCCTTCTCCGGCCAGATCCCGGCCCTCTTCCTCTCCCCTGTCGCCGGGGTCCTCTCCGACCGCTGGAGCCGCCACCGCACACTGCGGCTGACGCAGACGCTCGCCATGGCCCAGGCCCTCGCGCTCGTCTGCCTGGCCCTGCTGGAAACGATCCCCGTCTGGCAGGTGATCGCCCTCAGCATCGCCAGCGGACTCATCAACGCCTTCGACATGCCGACCCGGCAGGCGTTCCTCGTCGACATGATCGACGACCGCCGCGACCTGCCGAACGCCATCGCCATCAACTCGTCGATCGTCAACTCCGCCCGCCTCGTCGGCCCCTTCCTGGCGGGACTCCTCATCGCCGCCGGCGGGCCGATCGCCTGCTTCCTGCTGAATGCCCTCAGCTACGTCGCGGTCCTGATTGCGCTGGCCGCGATGCGGAACCTTCCCCAGCGGGAGCTCAAGCTCGCGGGCTCGATCCGGCAGGGGCTCGAAGAGGGAGTGCGGTACGCCTTCGGGTTCCGGCCGATCCGGATGCTGCTTCTGATGATGGCCCTTGTGAGCCTGTGCGGGATGTCGCTCTCGGTCGTGCTGCCGGTCTTCGCCAAGGAAATCCTGAAGGGGGGCCCGCTCCTGTTCGGGTTCCTCAGCGCGGCCTCGGGCTGCGGGGCGCTGTCGAGCGCGGTCTATCTCGCTTCGCGGAAGACCGTCCTGGGGCTCGGCAAGAAGATGTCGTGGGCGACGGGGCTGTTCGGGCTGGGGATGATCGGCTTCTCGTACTCGCGGCTGATCCCGGTCTCGATGGGACTGCTCGTCCTGACCGGCTTCACGATGATGCTCCAGATGGCCTCGAGCAACACGCTGATTCAGACGCTCGCGGACGAGGACAAGCGGGGCCGGGTGATGAGCCTCTACACGATGGCCTTCATGGGAACCGCGCCGATCGGGAGCCTGGTCGCGGGGGCGATCGCGGAACGGTTCGGTCCGCCGATGGCGCCGTTCTCGGCGGGGCTCGTCTGCATCGCCGGAGCCCTCGCGTTCGCCCGCATCTATCCGAGCCTGCGGGAAGAGGTCCGTCCGCACTACGAACGGGCGGGGATCCTCCCCAGGATGGCGGTCGCCGTCGAAACCGCGAGCGAACTCACGACGCCCCCTGAGGACGCGAAGTAA
- a CDS encoding DUF1570 domain-containing protein, with amino-acid sequence MPRSTESLPGSDTPSPGGGEGAALSRRGFLTLSLAGLASAGCSFHRGTPVAALPNDYQVKRDQLMVRSDVKMDDSHPALRDLEDVRKRVTTTLRLPAPTKPVIVYLFRDQSRYSGFMTSRHPNLPSRRAYFIGTSTELAVYAFLGDKTSEDLRHEYTHGLLHASLKSVPLWLDEGIAEYFETPPLIPGHLNREHVERLSVAIQNGWQPDLSRLEKLEDVSEMQRSDYQEAWAWVHFLLHGSEDSRGLLLAYLQGLKTASHAPSLAKRVRSEMSEPEYRLVAYLQTTLPG; translated from the coding sequence ATGCCGCGATCGACCGAAAGTTTGCCCGGTTCCGACACTCCATCCCCAGGCGGGGGTGAGGGGGCGGCCCTGTCGCGCCGGGGGTTTCTGACGCTGTCGCTAGCAGGCCTGGCCTCGGCCGGCTGCTCGTTCCACCGCGGGACTCCGGTCGCCGCGCTTCCCAACGACTATCAGGTCAAGCGCGACCAGCTCATGGTCCGCTCGGACGTCAAGATGGATGACAGCCACCCGGCCCTGCGGGACCTGGAGGATGTCCGGAAACGGGTCACGACGACGCTCCGCCTCCCCGCGCCGACCAAGCCGGTCATCGTCTACCTGTTCCGCGACCAGTCCCGGTACTCGGGATTCATGACGTCCCGGCATCCGAACCTCCCGTCGAGGCGGGCGTACTTCATCGGAACCTCAACGGAGCTGGCGGTTTACGCCTTCCTGGGGGACAAGACGTCCGAAGACCTGCGGCACGAATACACGCACGGACTGCTCCACGCCTCCCTCAAGTCCGTCCCCCTCTGGCTGGACGAGGGGATCGCCGAGTATTTCGAGACGCCGCCGCTTATCCCGGGGCACCTGAACCGGGAGCACGTCGAGCGGCTCTCCGTCGCGATTCAGAACGGGTGGCAGCCGGACCTGTCGCGGCTGGAGAAGCTGGAAGACGTCAGCGAGATGCAGCGGTCGGACTATCAGGAGGCGTGGGCCTGGGTCCATTTTCTTCTGCACGGCTCGGAGGACAGCCGGGGGCTGCTGCTGGCGTATCTGCAGGGGCTCAAGACAGCCTCACACGCCCCGTCGCTGGCGAAACGCGTCCGAAGCGAGATGTCGGAGCCGGAGTACCGGCTTGTGGCGTACCTCCAGACGACGCTGCCGGGCTGA
- a CDS encoding dihydrodipicolinate synthase family protein: MNTFPCKGIVPPLVTPLTGRDRLDVAALERLIEHVLEGGVHGVFILGTTGEGPSLSHRLQREMIRQTGRIVAGRVPVFVGVTDPSFVESVDLARTASEAGADFVVLAAPFYFPVHQADLLQYTEEFARESALPTLLYNMPTHTKVSFDIGTVARLLDNPRIVGVKDSSGSMLYFNQLLELARERPDFAVFMGPEELMAQAVLAGAHGGVCGGANLLPRLYVELFEAAVSDDLRLVAKLQHRVMRMSSKIYQVGPAPTGYLTGIKSALSLVDICSAIFAEPIHPLSEPQVATIRQHLVDLGEFPQLQASKR, translated from the coding sequence GTGAACACCTTTCCGTGCAAAGGGATCGTCCCCCCGCTCGTCACTCCCCTGACCGGGCGGGACCGCCTCGATGTCGCGGCACTGGAGCGGCTGATCGAGCACGTCCTTGAAGGGGGCGTCCACGGCGTCTTCATCCTGGGAACGACAGGAGAAGGACCGAGCCTCAGCCACCGTCTCCAGCGGGAAATGATCCGCCAGACCGGCCGGATCGTCGCGGGGCGCGTCCCCGTCTTCGTCGGCGTGACTGACCCGTCGTTCGTCGAGTCGGTCGATCTGGCCCGCACCGCTTCGGAAGCGGGGGCCGATTTCGTCGTGCTTGCCGCCCCGTTCTACTTCCCGGTCCATCAGGCGGACCTTCTGCAGTACACGGAGGAGTTCGCCCGGGAGTCGGCCTTGCCGACGCTCCTTTACAACATGCCGACGCACACGAAGGTCTCCTTCGATATCGGGACCGTCGCCCGGCTGCTGGACAACCCGCGGATCGTCGGGGTCAAGGACAGCTCCGGGAGCATGCTCTACTTCAACCAGCTGCTTGAGCTGGCCCGGGAGCGGCCGGACTTTGCGGTCTTCATGGGGCCGGAGGAGTTGATGGCCCAGGCGGTTCTGGCGGGGGCCCACGGCGGTGTGTGCGGTGGGGCCAACCTGTTGCCGCGGCTGTATGTCGAGCTCTTCGAGGCGGCGGTCAGCGACGACCTGCGGCTGGTGGCCAAGCTGCAGCACCGGGTGATGCGGATGTCGTCGAAGATCTATCAGGTCGGGCCTGCGCCGACCGGATATCTGACCGGCATCAAGTCTGCGCTGAGCCTGGTCGACATCTGCTCTGCGATCTTTGCGGAGCCGATCCATCCGTTGTCGGAGCCGCAGGTGGCGACGATTCGTCAGCACCTTGTTGATCTCGGCGAGTTCCCGCAGCTTCAGGCGTCGAAGCGCTGA
- a CDS encoding response regulator transcription factor: MSNVLVLEDHQSLRSSLERGLREEGHTVFPVSSRADGMNVVRTEPLDAIILDLQLPDGDGLQFLREVRRDGLAVPVLVASARDTVDERILGLDSGADDYLVKPFAFGELVARLRSLLRRAAVVSDSVLRHDDLQIDLLTRKVTRRGEEVSLTRRLFELLEYLLRHRNEVVTREMLARDVWKASTATWTNVIEVQIRELRRRIERPDWSRLLHTVRGEGYLLGDRP; encoded by the coding sequence ATGTCCAACGTTCTGGTCTTGGAGGACCACCAGTCGCTGCGTTCCAGTCTTGAACGCGGCCTGCGGGAAGAGGGGCACACAGTCTTCCCGGTCTCGAGCCGCGCCGATGGGATGAACGTCGTCCGCACGGAACCGCTCGACGCCATCATTCTCGATCTCCAGCTCCCCGACGGCGACGGGCTCCAGTTCCTCCGCGAGGTGCGGCGGGATGGTCTGGCGGTCCCGGTCCTCGTGGCGAGCGCACGGGACACCGTCGACGAGCGGATCCTCGGCCTCGATTCCGGAGCGGACGACTATCTCGTCAAACCGTTCGCCTTCGGCGAGCTCGTCGCCCGCCTGCGGTCGCTCCTCCGCCGGGCCGCCGTCGTCTCCGACTCGGTCCTGCGGCACGACGACCTCCAGATCGACCTCCTGACTCGCAAGGTGACCCGCCGCGGCGAGGAGGTCTCGCTCACGCGCCGTCTGTTTGAGCTTCTCGAATACCTGCTCCGGCATCGCAATGAAGTCGTGACCCGCGAGATGCTGGCCCGCGACGTCTGGAAAGCCTCCACGGCGACGTGGACCAACGTCATCGAAGTCCAGATCCGCGAGCTCCGGCGACGAATCGAGCGGCCGGACTGGAGCCGCCTCCTGCACACCGTCCGGGGCGAGGGCTACCTGCTGGGAGACCGCCCGTGA
- a CDS encoding ATP-binding protein has product MSRWTIRWRLTLRNAAVLTGLFAAFCAVMLSLVHDHLQQQADQWLGEELRELAEEVNLANDSSELLGTLRKRYAVHSHFHFRVLTETGEPLFQSRFLSNVTLPTPGPAAELRGQVVQDLEIPEVGTFRLVSSAIRDPQSKPLMLQVAAPKTAFRREFQWYVGTVLAMVPIALLVAIATGYGLARQALAPVDEMVATAERISAERLDQRLQVVNPRDELGRLAATLNAMFDRLHRSIDQMRRFTSDAAHELRSPIAALRTEAEVVLRAPRDAEAYRRTVEQTADEATRLGELVSQLLTLSRHDAGQVPIFEETVRVDLLLLDVLGRFQNRSVERSVALSCGPLPAWLVVGDDLLLSQLFYNLIDNALKYTPSGGAIRLWGHVYGGDLVIGVQDTGIGIPDDLLRRIFDRFYRVDPSQNGDRGGAGLGLAICQAIAEMHRGQIEVTSEAGEGSCFQVTLPGEPDHQPLTEEEDIALAGEAI; this is encoded by the coding sequence GTGAGCCGTTGGACCATCCGCTGGCGGCTGACGTTGCGAAACGCCGCCGTCCTGACCGGGCTGTTCGCGGCGTTCTGCGCCGTCATGCTCTCGCTCGTCCACGACCACCTGCAGCAGCAGGCGGACCAGTGGCTTGGCGAGGAGCTGCGGGAACTCGCCGAGGAGGTCAACCTGGCGAACGATTCCAGCGAGCTGCTGGGAACGTTGCGGAAGCGGTACGCCGTCCACTCGCACTTCCACTTCCGCGTTTTGACGGAGACGGGCGAGCCACTGTTTCAGAGCCGGTTCCTGAGCAACGTCACTCTCCCGACGCCCGGTCCCGCGGCGGAGCTCCGCGGGCAGGTCGTCCAGGATCTGGAGATCCCCGAGGTCGGGACGTTCCGACTCGTGAGCTCGGCGATTCGGGATCCCCAATCCAAGCCGCTCATGCTGCAGGTCGCAGCACCGAAGACCGCGTTCCGTCGCGAGTTCCAATGGTACGTGGGAACCGTGCTGGCCATGGTGCCGATCGCGCTCCTCGTGGCGATCGCCACGGGTTACGGCCTCGCGCGGCAGGCACTCGCGCCCGTCGACGAGATGGTCGCCACGGCGGAGCGGATCTCCGCCGAGCGGCTCGACCAGCGGCTGCAGGTCGTGAATCCCCGCGACGAACTCGGCCGGCTGGCGGCGACGCTCAACGCGATGTTTGACCGGCTGCACCGGTCGATCGACCAGATGCGGCGGTTCACGTCCGACGCCGCGCACGAGCTGCGGTCCCCCATTGCCGCGCTGCGGACGGAAGCCGAGGTGGTCCTCCGGGCTCCGCGCGACGCCGAGGCCTATCGCCGGACCGTGGAACAGACCGCCGACGAGGCGACCCGCCTCGGCGAGCTCGTCAGCCAGCTCCTGACGCTCAGCCGCCACGACGCCGGGCAGGTCCCGATCTTCGAAGAGACCGTCCGCGTCGACCTCCTGCTCCTGGACGTCCTGGGACGGTTTCAGAACCGGTCGGTGGAACGGAGTGTGGCGCTGTCGTGCGGACCGCTGCCGGCTTGGCTCGTCGTCGGCGACGACCTGCTTTTGAGCCAGCTGTTCTACAACCTGATCGATAACGCCCTCAAGTACACGCCGTCGGGCGGAGCGATCCGTCTCTGGGGACACGTCTACGGGGGCGATCTGGTGATCGGCGTTCAGGACACCGGAATCGGGATTCCAGACGATCTGCTCCGCCGGATCTTCGACCGGTTCTACCGCGTCGATCCGTCGCAGAACGGCGATCGCGGCGGAGCGGGACTGGGGCTGGCGATCTGCCAGGCGATCGCCGAGATGCATCGCGGCCAGATCGAAGTCACGAGCGAGGCCGGTGAAGGGAGCTGCTTCCAGGTCACGCTGCCGGGCGAGCCGGACCACCAGCCGCTGACCGAGGAGGAGGACATCGCCCTCGCGGGAGAGGCGATATGA